A window from Tenacibaculum singaporense encodes these proteins:
- a CDS encoding response regulator transcription factor, translating into MNTSDIKILLVDDEPDILEIVGYNLKSEGYQVFTANNGAEAVKTAKKVTPHLILLDIMMPEMDGIEACEKIRNVKSLEDVIISFLTARGEDYSQVAGFDAGADDYITKPVKPKVLISKVKSLLRRLKTEEKADTTTKIGDIVINRDEYVVFKGEEKISLPRKEFELFSLLTSKPGKVFKREVILDSVWGNEVVVGGRTIDVHIRKLREKIGDHYFKTVKGVGYKFVLDETDK; encoded by the coding sequence ATGAACACTAGCGACATTAAAATTTTACTAGTTGATGATGAACCAGATATCTTAGAAATTGTAGGATACAATTTAAAATCAGAAGGATATCAGGTTTTTACTGCAAACAATGGTGCAGAAGCTGTTAAAACAGCAAAAAAAGTAACTCCACATTTAATTTTATTAGATATTATGATGCCTGAGATGGATGGTATCGAAGCGTGTGAAAAAATTAGAAACGTAAAATCTCTCGAAGACGTTATAATTTCTTTTTTAACCGCTAGAGGAGAAGACTATTCACAAGTAGCAGGTTTTGATGCTGGAGCAGACGACTACATAACTAAACCAGTAAAGCCAAAAGTGCTGATAAGTAAGGTTAAATCGTTATTACGTCGTTTAAAGACAGAAGAAAAAGCAGATACTACTACAAAAATTGGAGATATAGTCATCAATAGAGATGAATATGTAGTTTTTAAAGGAGAAGAAAAAATATCTTTACCAAGAAAAGAATTTGAACTATTCTCTTTATTAACTTCAAAACCTGGAAAAGTATTTAAAAGAGAAGTTATTTTAGACAGTGTTTGGGGAAATGAAGTAGTTGTAGGAGGTAGAACTATAGATGTACATATACGTAAACTCCGAGAGAAAATAGGAGATCACTATTTTAAAACAGTAAAAGGAGTTGGATACAAGTTTGTGCTAGACGAAACAGACAAATAA